The Candidatus Zixiibacteriota bacterium DNA segment CGGTCTCAAGTACCTCAGTACGGATGTTCACAGAGGATAGAGGTTTCATCTCTCCAGACATCCGGTGCCGGTTACAAGAAAGGCCAGGAGCACGAGGCTCCTGACCTGCTCAAAACTCACCGCTATAAGCCTACTTTCCGATCACGACGGTATCACATCCTTCGGTGGTGATTGTCACCGGTGTATCCCAAAACCACGATCCAGAGTAGGTTCCTGGTTTGACCAGCACCAGCTTGGCATCACTAAGGGTAGCGTTGGCCGTGACGATCGCATGATCCAAGGTTCCCTTTGGCTCTTCTTTGGTGCCTTCATCGGTGTCAGAGCCGCTCCCTTCATCGATATAGATGGCATAGCCGTTCTCGCGGATACCGCAATTCGGCAGACAGTCCGGAAGGTCGTCTTCATCACAGGCGCCTTCACAACTGTTGCAACCCTCACCGTCCCACAGCCCGTAGCATTTGTTCCGCTGTTCGATCCGGCCCGGAATATCGAAGTAAGTAAAGTACTGATCCCGCCCGGTCGAAACCCAGTTGGACCACCAGGCGATACCGGAATCATTGACGCTCGCCGATGAAGAAGTCCCGAATTGGCCGGTCCGCTGCATTATTCGCACTGCCACCAGTTCCTCGCACCAAAAGCACATGTGTCGCTTGTCGCGCAGGTCAATTTCAGGTTCACCGGCTTCATCGTTGCAGACATAATTCACATGTCCGCCGTTCATGAGGCACTTGTATTCGGAGTGCCAGACACTATCCTCGTTCACACCTCCCTTGAAAAGATTTCCGACGAGGGAAAAGACATCGGGATTGTACTGACTTCCGGGGGCGAGATGCTGCCACAACTGTTCGTTGCGCCTCTTGCTGTAGGCGTAGTTGGATAGGTTGAAGATCGACAGGCTGTCATCGTGGGGATTACTCCCGGTAGATGCGGCGTCGCGATTGTCAATGTACTCATCCCTCAGATAGCCAAAGGTGTGTCCAAATTCATGTATCTCGTTGGTGCCCATACCGATTTTGATATACTTATCGGTCGTCAGATCCTTTACCCGAAAAGCTCGTCCGCTAACCGTACTGTCCGTACCGTCGCCTTTTCGTAAGAACATGCAGATATACAGATTCTCGTAAGTGCTGGCCATGGCGCTGATCAGGTTACTGCCGTCGACTGAGTTGTCCAGGGTCGAGGGATGCCGTGTGGTCACCTTTGGCGCCGGCAAGTCATCGATGGACTGATACAATCTCGCCCGAAAGACACTATCCTTACCCGTGCTACCTGAAGTCCAGCCGCTCGATGAAGTCTTACGGTCAGAGTCCAGTTTTACCGCATAGTAAGAATTCCTAAGGGAGTCCTCCGGACCGTCACACCGAGCCGTCGATTCCTCAAACAGAGCCCGGACGCGGAACGCCTGTTTGTAATAAGTGTAGGGTCTGACAACCATAATATTGTTGTACAATGTGGTACATCGAGCGAAGAAGGAATCAGCGTCGGCGGCCAGGTATCCATCGCACAACATCAGGATGTCTATTATCTCATCGGTGCCAAGGGTAATGGAATCACCCGGGTTGCCTGTAAAGTCGGGTACTTTACGCGTACCGTCCAGGGGGTAAGGATCAATCTGCTCGAGCGTGAAGGCCATCAGTTCCGGCCCGAAGATCAAGACTAATCCCAGGATCACAATAAGAAATCGAAGCGTTTTCATTTTCATGTCTCCCGCATCCTACTGAAGTGTCACCAGGACCAGGACATAGCCCTGCCCGGATTCGAGGGACGACATTGCTTTTCCAATGATCGTGCCGGGTGCTCGCCTGAGGTCCGAGGCAAGCATAGCGTGACCGACGGTAGAAGATGTGGTCAGCATGTCACCCGGTTGGACCGCGCCGAAAGATGCATCGACCAGACAATAGACGCGACCGGTCAGAGCAACAGCGTAATCACCGTCGGTGATAGTACCGCTCTGGCCCATCATCATGCCCGGCTTGATACCGTTGGCGCCACTGATGATTCCGGCTACGGCCGGATCGTATGCGCGTCGGCTGACTTTGAGCTGTCCGATCTGTTCTGAATCGATAGAAACAACCATCCCCGGTAAGGGGGCGATTCCGTCAACTGTTTTCCTAATATTGAACTGCTCCGACAGGTCGGAGCCACCGGTTATTTCGAGCACCTCGGTAGTCACGCGACCGTCGCCGCCGGCATCGGAGGTTTCCAACTTAATGGCCGATTCGCCAGAGGCGTTGCGCAAAATGATCTTGGCTGCATTGTTGTCGTCGGCATCCACGAGTACGGTATGATTTCCAATATCATTGTACATTGATAGCATTCCACCGCCGGAAGAGGAGGCGACCTGCAGGCTGACAATCTGAGTGTTGCCGTACTGATTGCGCATATAAATGCCGGGCAGATCGGATTGGTCCGCCTCAAGCCACATGGTAACAGCGTTATTGCTGTTGTAAAACCAGGCTACTCCACCACCGCCCGCTTCCTCTTCGCCGTCAAAACGAAGTCCGTCTCGTTCGCCCGACTGGCCCAGAGACAGGAAACCGCCATCAGAGCCGCTTTCGCTAGCTTTCAGCTCGGCCGTCTGGAATCCATTGGGCCCGTGGGCTGTCAACGAGCCGCCGAACAGTGCACCGGTGTTCAGGTGGACCGAACCGGCCGTGCCTTTATCATAAACACCTACATGTTGGGAAGAACCATCCACGTCAATTGCGGGTGTGCCCGCATCATTACTTACAGTGAGATATCCCGCGCCAAGCAAATCACCAACGAGCTTAATCCGTTCTGCTCCGGCTGCGTCGTGAACGGAAAGATACCCACCACCATCCGGGGGGCCGACCGGATTGAGCGTTAGTTTGGTATTAAAGACGTTGTCCTGGACTTCGACATTGCCGCCTCTGAAAATACCGGCGGGTCCACCGCCGTCATTAAATGCAGTGAAGGCTGGACCAGTACCATTTGTTGTTGTTATGAGAGCAGACTCTGTGTTAGCGACGTTGCCAATCTGAAAATAGCCTGCTCTCCCAAGACCACTATTCAATACTTCAAAAGCGTTTCCTCCGGCTGTACTTTGCAGGGAGATGTCACCGGTCACCGTTCCACCGGTCGTCTTGTCAATACTGGCCACGCGGTAAGCATAGGGATAAGCGGCCAGTTTGGTGCGTGGTTCTATTGATTCACCATCGACCATTACTTCCATCCAAAGGGTGTCCTGATTAAAGAAGACTGAGTCGGGAATACCACAGGCCGGGCAGGACGAACCCAGATAGTGGTTAAGCTGACCGTCCACAATATCAATTGAGGTTACTTCGGCCCACAGAAAAGAACCGCCGGTCGAATCGGCATAAAGAAAATAACGAACGCTCAGACCGTTCTGGGTG contains these protein-coding regions:
- a CDS encoding M64 family metallo-endopeptidase; amino-acid sequence: MKTLRFLIVILGLVLIFGPELMAFTLEQIDPYPLDGTRKVPDFTGNPGDSITLGTDEIIDILMLCDGYLAADADSFFARCTTLYNNIMVVRPYTYYKQAFRVRALFEESTARCDGPEDSLRNSYYAVKLDSDRKTSSSGWTSGSTGKDSVFRARLYQSIDDLPAPKVTTRHPSTLDNSVDGSNLISAMASTYENLYICMFLRKGDGTDSTVSGRAFRVKDLTTDKYIKIGMGTNEIHEFGHTFGYLRDEYIDNRDAASTGSNPHDDSLSIFNLSNYAYSKRRNEQLWQHLAPGSQYNPDVFSLVGNLFKGGVNEDSVWHSEYKCLMNGGHVNYVCNDEAGEPEIDLRDKRHMCFWCEELVAVRIMQRTGQFGTSSSASVNDSGIAWWSNWVSTGRDQYFTYFDIPGRIEQRNKCYGLWDGEGCNSCEGACDEDDLPDCLPNCGIRENGYAIYIDEGSGSDTDEGTKEEPKGTLDHAIVTANATLSDAKLVLVKPGTYSGSWFWDTPVTITTEGCDTVVIGK